One Nicotiana tabacum cultivar K326 chromosome 23, ASM71507v2, whole genome shotgun sequence genomic window, CCATCACTGGCGTCACACATCATCTCAAATGGCTCGTTCCAGTCAGGAGCCACTATGAATGGTGCACTCACTAACTTCTTTTTCAGCTCCTCgaatgctttcagacaagcaCCGTCAAACTTGAATGACACATCCTTGTCTAACAACCTGCACAAAGGAgaggaaatttttgaaaaattctttATAAATCGGCGATAAAAATCTGCATGTCCCAGAAAACTCCTAACTCCTTTCGCTGAAATCGGTGGTGGTAActtttcaattgcttccaccttAGCCTTGTCAACTTTCAGTCCATTTTTGGACACCTTGTGTTCCAgcactataccttcacgtaccataaaatggcatttttcccaattcagTACCAGATTAGTCTCTTCGCACCTGGAAAGCACTTTAGCAAGATTGGTTAAGCATTCATCAAAAGACGGACCAAACAcaaaaaaatcatccataaaaaccTCCACAAACtgttccaccatatcggtgaaaatagtCATCACACACCTTTGAAAAatcgcaggtgcattacacaacctgAATGGcattctcttaaatgcataagtgCCATAAGGGCATGTaaaagtggtcttttcttgatcttccggggcaatagcaatctgattataccccgaatagccGTCAAGGAAACAATAGTATTCCTGTCTggctaacctatcaagcatttgatcaatgaaggGGAGAGGGAAGTGATCTTTTCGTGTAGCATTATTCAACTTCCTATAGTCTATGCATATTCGCCAACCAGTCACAGTCCTAGTTGGGATTAATTCATTTTGTTCATTTACTACAACAGTCATACCCCCCTTTTTAGGTACATATTGAACAGGGCTTACCCACTTGCTATCGGAGATAGGAAATACTATACATGCGTCGAGCCACTTAattacttcttttcttaccacctctttcatgattggattgagGCAGCGTTGATGCTCCACGCTAGGCTTGTGTCCATCCTCCATGAGTATTTTATGCATGCAGAATGCAAGGCTAATACCTTTTATGTCAAATATCGTCCAACAACGGCATGCTTGTGCTCCCTCAGCACCCTTAagagcttttcttcctgcaattcaGACAAATGAGAAGAAACAATCATAGGTAAAGTGATAGAATTTCTTAAATATGCATAATGAAGATGAGATGGTAAGGGTTTAAGTTCCAATTTTAGGGCCTCCTCAACTGAGGGTTTAGGAGGCGGGCCGATTAGCCTATCTAGAGGCTCAAATTGGGTTCTTTCTCTTATGTATTCACACGATGCATCCAGAATGTGCAACATCTCctcaacctcttcttcaagttccAAGTGATTGAACAACATCAATGCCTTTTCTAGTGCATCTTCTTTAAACGCCCTTGGCTCTACGGCTAGTTCATTTAACTCCACCACCGAAATCATGGTCAGGTCCTCGTAATGACGATGCAACTGAATGGCTCGATATACATTGAAGGCTGCTTCTTCATTGTCCACCCTCAGGATCATCTTACCTTCTCGGACTTTGATGATTGCATCTCCAGTGGCCAAAAGAGGCCTTCCTAAGATGATAGGAACTAACTCATCAGCCACGTAATCTAGGATGACATAATCAGTAAGAAAAATAAACTTTCCAATCTGCAGCAGGACGTCCTCAATTACCCCCTCAGGATAAACATAAGATCTATCAGCTAATTGTAGCATCACCGTAGTGGGTCTCGGAGCTCCTAAGCCCAATTGTTTGAACACTGACAACGACATCAGATTGatacttgcacccaaatcacacaaggctcTACCCACATCAAATTCACCAATCCTCATGGGGATGGTAAAATTACCCGGATCCTCAAGCTTTTGTGGAAGCTTATGTTGAATCctggaagtgcactcctcagtaagtgctaCGGTCTTAAACTCATTTAACCTCCTTTTATTGGCCATTTTGTCCTTAatatattttgcatattttggGACCTCACGGAGCATGTCCACCAAAGGGATGTTCAAATATATCTGCTTAAGCATATCTAGGAATTTGTGAAACATGTGGTCATCATTCTTATTTCTCAATCTTTGAGGAAAAGGGGTGGCAGCCTTTCTGATTTTTGCTCAGGCTCTGTTTTGTCTCTCTCATCTACCTCTACAAGTTTTGGCACTCTTTCTTCTTCGAGCCCATATTGCTCCTTTTTCTTCTTAGGCACTTCTACCAACTCAGACTTGAGCATTTTTCTCTGTATCACTTGGAAGAGCTCCAATAGGTCTAGTATTCTAATTGTTAGCCATCTACccaaactgcctctctagatttcTGAACTCTGTGCGCAATTGTTGATTCTCAGCCCTGACTTGTTGACTCTCTACCATAACTTTCTGATTGTCTATCAAGAGCTTTTTCATCATGTCAGTTAGACTCTCATCTGCTTGCTGTAGCGGTTGAGGTGTATGATTGTAATTCGTTTGATGCCTGATATtctgatttccaccccaagagaagttaggatgattcctctaGTTCGGATTATATGTGTTATTATATTGAGCATTTTGATTCATCGGCCCTCTAGCTTGTTGCCCCACGTAGTAGATGGATTCAGGATTCACGGGTCATATGTCACTTGTGTGACCTTCACCACATAACTCGCAGCAAGTAGACATCTGTTgcacatgttgcatttgttgtgtgtggtgcattgtcattttattcatcTGATTCGCTAATCTCGCTATATCTGCCCTCATTGCTGAGAAATCATCAAGCTCGATCACATATATTGTCTTTTATTTAAGTGCTCTTTGTGGttccccatctccttgccaattattatcattagcagtgaaattgtTTAGCACGATCTGgatttcactatacggtctttccatgcaactacccccacatgctgagtcaagattcatctttgatgcctcgtCCAACCCATCAACGAAAGTGTGACCCAACACCTCATCAGTTTGATAATGGTGTGGGCAGTCTCTAATAGCCTCTTATTTCTTTCCCAAGCTTGTCGAAGAGTCTCACCATctcgttgttgaaacccaagaatctaGCTCCTCAGTGACTTTGTCTTCTTTGTgggaaaaaacttgattaagaatttccttgctagatcatcccaattCTGGATTGAGTTCTTGGGCTCCTTTTgtaaccattccttagcttcccccatcagtgaaaagggaaacaatgtcagcctgacatagttcTTGGAAatgttcggataattgtaagtgtctgtAATTTCTAGAAAGTTCTGAATGTGCCtttgcgggtcttcatgagatagacctacATATTGCCCTATGGATTGAATCAACTataccatgtactgtttaagtTCAAAGTGACCCGTGATACTAGGCTTCACAAATCGCCAAAGTCATAAGAGCCAGATTGGGCCTTGCAACTTCTATCATCGTacgctcttcattacctgccatctctattggctgtggttgaactacgatgtccaactctctttaaATTATAGTTCTAGCTTCAACTTCCCTcctcactctatgaagtgttcgttcgatttcagggtcaagaggaaggagattctttgcgcttctactcctccgcattcaagggAAGAGCCTGCATTATcacaaataaagcaaactaaaaattaaaacttgaacaaataacgaataaaagcttaacttaactaaacaatcaataactaagtctccggcaacgacaccaaaaacttattggttccccaagtgcacgcaagtatacgtggtcatcaagtaataaagtgactcgaaagtcggatgtcgaacccatagAGACTTAGATTGATcattaactaagcaaactaaaatcaattaattgtccaaGCTATTTAAGAGTGacatttttctattaatctactattgcgaaaattaaacaagtaacaactaattTATCAAGAATGCAAATGCGTATGATGAGATTTTACTTCAGAGGAGATGAAAattccagggttgtggttggtttatcaatcctattaagttcaataattacactcgttaatccagattatctatggttgctaattaaccagatcgtttatatgaatagtatgttcccacaatactactcgcctgcccacaatatatcaatcttatattcctatggtattgagtctatcatgaacgaatataatacggtattaactaagcaagactgttaggtatattcctatcctaaccgcgaaatcttCCCCcaagccacgggttcagaaacaagctttctctaattctactctaatctaaacacgactttcccaagcatagcatatatagtagggtgaattggtagctacaacaattcacaagtaaaaactagaattaaagaaacaatcacaagatgataatccgaattaacgaagatgtaattaataaacgttaataatcatatcaaccacaaccctagaacttAGAGTGATTAGCCACTCATATTCGTAGTAACAATttttcaagtattttgcataaacaaattacaaagaaaagataaagggatGAAGAACTctatgattttctcctccaagAGTAGTTCCACGTGATGTTCTTGCCTCCGGTCACAAAACTCCTCTAaaaatggtgtttaatgactatttataggTGTAGGAAAAAGATCCAAACGGAATAACCAAATCCAAAACCAAATAGGAGACAAAATAGGCTTTAAAAATCCGAACACCCTCGCTACAGACCATACCTCGTGACCTCTATAGCGCACTCCACCGCGCCTCAGGCCTTGCCTTGCCAGCTCGGTAGCAAGCCACAAAGCTTGCGCCGCCTTCTCAATAGCGAGCAACAGAATTCGCGCCGCATGCTTTCTAGCGAACAATGAATCTCGCGTAGCCTGGGGCTGTTTCGTTTTCAATTTTGTTGCTTCAGTCTTGAATTGTTTCTTTGCCTAACTTTGTTTCAATTGTTTCTTTGCCTAACTTTGCTTTCCTTCCTTTCTCATTATCGTTTCTTCTTTCAACTCCTCTTTTgccttgtttccttttttttgtctttctttaATTTGCTTTTCCAATATTAATCATCACTCCATCATCAAATAATCACGACAAATATTCATGAGCCACTCATGACATCAAAATTATTCCCATCGTCAAATAGTCACGATTCATTCTTGTAGtgcataaaatacacataaaatctctactttgctcACAATTTCGTTTTCAACGTACCTACACAAAAAATAAGCTCAATTAAGCGCAAATATAGTgtagtttagcattaaagcactgaaatataaggtaagtaatgcactaaaaatatagaattatagccaaatatcaggtccctcgatccttcgtggtccccgatgattccgacgctacccaatcaacgaTAGAAGAACTGAAGTAAATCACGCTAATCGAACATCTGCCcaagcgaaaggtatacctgggcacggggttagatcccgagctcaggaaaaagcttattcaattttttatagctaacatgaaatgtttcgcttggtcccatcttgacatgacagggatcccaccggaaacaaccactcatagactaagcttggatccgaaattccatccggtaaagcaaaaaagaaggccccagttctaggtcaaacatgccttcatcaaggatgaggtaactaaacctcttaaaataggatccatttgaaaagtaaaataccccgaa contains:
- the LOC142177362 gene encoding uncharacterized protein LOC142177362; amino-acid sequence: MANKRRLNEFKTVALTEECTSRIQHKLPQKLEDPGNFTIPMRIGEFDVGRALCDLGASINLMSLSVFKQLGLGAPRPTTVMLQLADRSYVYPEGVIEDVLLQIGKFIFLTDYVILDYVADELVPIILGRPLLATGDAIIKVREGKMILRVDNEEAAFNVYRAIQLHRHYEDLTMISVVELNELAVEPRAFKEDALEKALMLFNHLELEEEVEEMLHILDASCEYIRERTQFEPLDRLIGPPPKPSVEEALKLELKPLPSHLHYAYLRNSITLPMIVSSHLSELQEEKLLRVLREHKHAVVGRYLT